In a genomic window of Primulina huaijiensis isolate GDHJ02 chromosome 10, ASM1229523v2, whole genome shotgun sequence:
- the LOC140986974 gene encoding cytoplasmic 60S subunit biogenesis factor REI1 homolog 1-like, with translation MPGLTCNACNKEFLDDSEQKLHYKSEWHRYNLKRKVAGVPGVTETLFLARQSALAEEEKKSDETPLLYSCGFCGKGYRSSKAHEQHLKSKSHLSRCSESTTGEDEGSTIIKPLPRVPKVPLHRLVSEDDDSEESEWEEVDDLEEDLAGEASDSLAKLRVNESPDNDDMDEDDYKLNPTCCFMCDLEHDSVENCMVHMHKKHGFFIPDIEYLKDPKGLLTYLSLKVKRDLMCLYCNERCHPFSSIEAVRKHMEAKSHCKVHYGDGSEEEEAELEVFYDYSSSFVDEEGKQLVAVDDMQKDVELGGGGSELIITRRIGVTTLTKMIGSREFLIYYRQKPRPTPANSAITAAKLASRYRSMGLATVQSREHVLRMKVMKAMNRSGIEAMRSKIGMKSNVIRNLPNNVPY, from the exons ATGCCGGGATTGACTTGCAACGCTTGCAACAAGGAATTCCTCGACGATTCTGAGCAGAAGCTTCACTACAAATCTGAGTGGCACCGTTACAATCTTAAACGGAAG GTTGCAGGTGTTCCGGGAGTGACTGAAACACTTTTTCTAGCTAGACAATCTGCACTTGCAGAAGAGGAAAAGAAATCAGATGAAACTCCCCTCCTGTATAGTTGTGGATTTTGTGGAAAGGGATACAGAAGTTCTAAAGCCCACGAACAACATCTAAAATCTAAGAGTCATCTATCACGCTGTTCTGAATCAACAACTGGCGAAGATGAGGGAAGTACAATTATTAAGCCACTTCCACGTGTTCCAAAGGTGCCTTTGCATCGTTTGGTGTCAGAGGATGACGATAGTGAAGAGAGTGAATGGGAAGAGGTTGATGATCTGGAGGAAGACTTGGCTGGTGAAGCCAGTGATTCTTTGGCCAAACTCAGGGTGAACGAGAGTCCTGATAATGATGATATGGATGAGGATGATTATAAGTTGAATCCAACTTGCTGCTTTATGTGTGATTTAGAGCATGATTCAGTGGAGAACTGTATGGTTCACATGCACAAGAAACATGGGTTCTTCATACCTGACATTGAGTATCTGAAGGATCCTAAAGGTCTTCTTACTTATCTCAGCCTCAAG GTTAAAAGGGATTTGATGTGTTTGTATTGCAATGAGAGATGTCATCCATTCTCCAGTATCGAAGCCGTTCGGAAGCATATGGAGGCAAAAAGCCACTGCAAAGTGCATTATGGTGATGGAAGTGAAGAGGAGGAAGCAGAGTTAGAAGTGTTTTATGATTATAGCAGCAG TTTTGTTGATGAGGAAGGAAAGCAGCTGGTTGCAGTCGATGACATGCAGAAAGATGTGGAACTTGGTGGTGGTGGCTCTGAGTTAATTATTACCCGAAGAATTGGCGTCACAACCCTGACCAAAATGATCGGTTCAAgagaatttttaatatattaccGCCAGAAACCACGGCCAACTCCTGCAAATAGTGCCATTACTGCCGCCAAATTGGCTTCTAG GTATAGGAGCATGGGTCTGGCAACAGTGCAATCAAGAGAACACGTACTCAGGATGAAAGTAATGAAAGCAATGAATCGGTCTGGTATCGAGGCCATGCGCTCTAAGATTGGTATGAAGAGTAATGTTATACGCAACCTCCCCAACAACGTTCCATATTAG
- the LOC140986566 gene encoding aquaporin TIP2-1-like, protein MAGIAFGGFDDSFSISSLKAYIAEFISTLLFVFAGISLSLTDKLTTDAALNPDGLVAVAVCHGFALFVAVTVGANISGGHVNPAVTFGLAVGGQITILTDIFYWPVAQILGSIVACLLLKVVTGGLAIPTHGVAAGAVEGVIMEIIITFALVYTVYAKAADPKRGSLGTIAPIAVGFIVGANILAARPFSGGSMNPAVVSGDYSGNWIYWVGPLIGGGLDGTIYSNVSMHSEHIPLTNEF, encoded by the exons ATGGCCGGAATCGCTTTCGGAGGATTCGATGACTCGTTCAGCATTTCCTCGTTGAAGGCATACATCGCCGAGTTCATATCCACGCTGCTCTTTGTCTTCGCCGGT ATTTCATTGTCCTTGACAGACAAGTTGACAACAGACGCCGCCCTCAATCCAGACGGGCTGGTCGCAGTGGCCGTTTGCCATGGATTCGCTCTTTTCGTGGCGGTGACGGTAGGAGCCAACATCTCCGGTGGCCATGTCAACCCTGCCGTCACGTTCGGTTTGGCTGTTGGCGGCCAGATCACGATCCTCACGGATATCTTCTACTGGCCGGTTGCTCAGATTTTGGGATCCATTGTAGCGTGCTTATTGCTTAAAGTCGTCACAGGAGGCTTG GCTATCCCAACCCATGGTGTGGCTGCTGGAGCCGTTGAAGGAGTTATAATGGAAATAATTATCACATTTGCATTAGTCTACACAGTCTATGCTAAGGCAGCTGATCCGAAGAGAGGCTCGTTGGGCACGATTGCACCGATTGCTGTTGGATTTATTGTGGGTGCAAACATCTTGGCCGCCAGACCGTTTTCCGGTGGGTCGATGAACCCCGCCGTGGTTAGTGGGGACTACTCCGGCAATTGGATCTATTGGGTCGGGCCACTTATTGGCGGAGGATTGGATGGGACCATTTATAGTAATGTATCCATGCATAGTGAGCATATACCACTTACGAATGAGTTCTAA
- the LOC140986025 gene encoding tRNA-splicing endonuclease subunit Sen2-2-like, translated as MGPRWKGKAAEATSLADPMSKIISRLQSSLIESNSHGILSGCSVLLAAHPEQTEILNQACFGRPIITTEKDKQWFQLCLEEAFYLCYVMKCIKIVGGNNCLIDDTELWQYMASKKDCFPVLFKAYSHLRMKNWVVRAGSQYGVDFVAYRHHPALVHSEYAVLVISEEDGDTNGRLRVWSDFNCTLRLCGSVAKTLLVLFISKNGDNRDLTPSCVENYNVEERIISRWIPEQSRENQGMEHKKSFKSQT; from the coding sequence ATGGGGCCGAGATGGAAAGGAAAAGCAGCAGAAGCTACATCCCTCGCAGACCCCATGTCAAAAATAATTTCTCGACTTCAGTCCTCTTTGATCGAGTCCAATTCTCATGGAATCCTTTCCGGGTGCAGCGTTCTTCTTGCAGCACATCCAGAGCAAACTGAAATCTTGAATCAAGCGTGTTTTGGTCGCCCGATAATTACCACTGAGAAGGATAAGCAGTGGTTTCAATTGTGTTTGGAAGAAGCTTTTTACTTATGCTATGTGATGAAATGCATTAAGATTGTTGGCGGAAACAACTGCCTGATAGATGATACAGAGTTGTGGCAATACATGGCTTCCAAGAAAGATTGTTTCCCAGTCTTATTTAAAGCATACTCTCATCTTCGAATGAAGAACTGGGTGGTGAGGGCAGGGTCTCAGTACGGTGTCGACTTTGTTGCCTACCGGCATCATCCAGCTCTGGTGCATTCAGAATATGCTGTACTTGTGATATCTGAGGAAGATGGTGACACAAATGGCAGGCTAAGGGTTTGGTCTGATTTTAATTGCACGCTTCGTCTCTGTGGTAGCGTTGCGAAGACATTGTTGGTTCTTTTTATTAGCAAAAATGGTGACAATCGTGATCTTACTCCATCATGTGTAGAGAATTATAATGTTGAGGAGAGGATCATTTCCAGGTGGATTCCAGAGCAAAGCAGAGAGAATCAAGGAATGGAACACAAGAAATCATTTAAATCACAAACTTAA
- the LOC140986024 gene encoding tRNase Z TRZ3, mitochondrial-like produces MPHVTSFRLLLSSANHRRRHPFSAAPRFFSQNPFLSTLPFFSKTYIKKHDSLPYFTTFSSYYKRPDNKINKNSRSFREIVKKKDSDCNKGGLLAMEEKLDNTKSGDEGFGFNRKRAEGRDDSDKNKKNLQLKVRKLNPVNTIAYVQILGTGMDTQDTSPSVLLFFDKQRFIFNAGEGLQRYCTEHKIKLSKIDHIFLSRVCSETAGGLPGLLLTLAGTGDEGMTVNVWGPSDLKYLLDAMKSFIPNAAMVYARSFGQTPDSNGSPRRISKKIGDPLVLIDDEVIKISAIILRPMEEISHVLNSPQSGLNETKPGDLSVIYICELPEIKGKFDPKKASSLGLKPGPKYRELQLGNSVKSDRQNIMVHPSDVLGPSVPGPIVLLVDCPTLAHFEKLSSLQYLTPYYVDIAHVSPECPKTVNCVIHLSPAFVSKTPDYQMWMSKFGAAQHIMAGHEKRNIEVPIMKASARMATRLNYLCPQFFPAPGFWSLQHLKSMSSDARESNKNLVSKTTEIIPAENLIKFHLRPYASLGLDKSGIPNVSSPSEIIDDLKSEIPEIVDASKQVAQFWWESRITSLEKTSSETDIVMTEEPWLHGGALPCCLENITREEMEIVLLGTGSSQPSKYRNVSSIFINLFSKGSLLLDCGEGTLGQLKRRFGVEGADEAVKGLRCIWISHIHADHHVGLARILALRRDLLKGSPHEPVIVVGPRQLKRFLDAYQRLEDLDMQFLDCRHTTEASLEALESNEENVKSLDPIGKVDKHVDSTLFARGSGMQSYWKGPVSHTQNAAAIPILESLKKVLNEAGLEALISFPVIHCPQAFGVVLQGANKINRVGKTVPGWKIVYSGDTRPCPELVKASSGATVLIHEATFEDSMVDEAIARNHSTTKEAVEVGDSAGAYRIILTHFSQRYPKIPVFNEDHMHKTCIAFDLMSVNLADLHVLPRVLPYLKLLFRDEMIVDESDDVNLITAIG; encoded by the exons ATGCCCCATGTAACAAGCTTCCGCCTCCTCCTCTCCTCCGCAAACCACCGCCGCCGCCACCCGTTCTCCGCCGCACCTCGGTTCTTCTCTCAAAACCCCTTCTTATCTACACTtccttttttctcaaaaacttaTATCAAAAAGCACGATTCCCTTCCCTATTTCACCACCTTTTCTTCCTACTACAAAAGACCAGACAATAAAATCAACAAGAATTCACGTTCTTTTAGAGAAATTGTTAAAAAGAAGGACAGTGATTGTAATAAAGGAGGTTTATTGGCAATGGAAGAAAAATTGGATAATACTAAAAGTGGTGATGAGGGCTTTGGGTTTAATAGGAAGAGGGCTGAAGGTAGAGATGACAGTGACAAGAATAAGAAGAATTTACAGCTTAAAGTTCGGAAGCTCAATCCTGTCAATACCATTGCTTATGTTCAG ATTCTTGGGACTGGTATGGATACTCAAGACACATCACCTTCAGTGCTGCTGTTTTTTGACAAGCAAAGATTTATTTTCAATGCTGGAGAA GGGCTCCAACGCTACTGCACTGAGCACAAAATCAAGTTGTCGAAG ATTGATCATATATTTCTCTCCCGTGTCTGCTCCGAAACAGCCGGGGGTCTTCCAG GTCTCTTACTGACGCTGGCCGGCACTGGGGATGAAGGAATGACC GTTAATGTTTGGGGTCCTTCGGATCTTAAATATTTACTCGATGCAATGAAATCTTTCATACCCAATGCTGCAATGGTTTATGCACGTAGTTTTGGGCAGACACCTGATTCGAATGGGTCTCCTCGTCGAATATCAAAGAAGATTGGTGATCCTCTCGTTCTTATTGATGATGAAGTGATCAAAATTTCTGCAATAATCTTAAGACCAATGGAAGAGATTTCTCATGTGCTTAATTCTCCTCAATCTGGGCTGAATGAGACCAAGCCTGGCGATCTTTCTGTTATCTACATTTGCGAATTGCCAGAAATTAAGGGAAAATTTGACCCGAAAAAAGCTTCTTCTCTTGGATTGAAACCGGGTCCAAAGTATCGTGAACTGCAACTTGGAAATTCTGTTAAGTCAGATCGTCAAAATATCATG GTACACCCAAGTGATGTACTGGGTCCATCTGTTCCTGGTCCTATTGTACTGCTGGTCGATTGCCCAACGTTGGCACATTTTGAGAAGTTATCCTCTCTACAATACCTGACTCCCTACTATGTAGATATAGCCCATGTTTCCCCAGAGTGTCCCAAAACTGTGAATTGTGTAATTCATTTAAGTCCTGCATTTGTCTCAAAGACTCCTGATTATCAAATGTGGATGTCTAAATTTGGCGCTGCTCAGCATATCATGGCAGGGCATGAAAA GAGGAATATCGAAGTGCCAATCATGAAAGCAAGTGCTAGAATGGCAACACGTCTTAACTACTTGTGTCCTCAATTTTTTCCAGCTCCTGGTTTTTGGTCTCTGCAGCACCTCAAGTCCATGTCATCAGATGCAAGAGAGTCAAATAAG AATCTTGTTTCAAAAACAACTGAAATTATACCAGCAGAGAATCTTATCAAG TTCCATCTACGTCCCTATGCAAGTCTTGGGCTTGACAAATCTGGTATACCAAATGTATCATCTCCGTCTGAGATCATTGACGATCTGAAGTCAGAGATACCTGAGATTGTGGATGCTTCAAAACAAGTGGCCCAATTCTGGTGGGAAAGCAGAATAACTAGTCTGGAGAAGACATCATCAGAAACTGACATAGTTATGACTGAAGAACCCTGGTTACACGGAGGTGCACTTCCATGCTGTCTTGAAAATATAACAAGAGAAGAAATGGAAATCGTTCTTCTTGGAACTGGTTCATCTCAGCCCTCAAAATATCGAAATGTTAGTtctattttcattaatttgttttcGAAAGGAAGTTTACTTTTGGATTGTGGTGAGGGAACCCTTGGACAGCTAAAAAGAAG ATTTGGTGTTGAAGGTGCAGACGAAGCTGTAAAAGGTTTACGATGTATTTGGATTTCACATATCCATGCCGATCATCACGTAGGTCTCGCAAGAATACTTGCATTGAGACGTGATTTATTGAAGGGATCACCACACGAACCCGTCATCGTCGTTGGCCCTAGGCAGCTTAAAAGATTTCTCGATGCATACCAAAGACTCGAGGATCTTGATATGCAGTTTCTTGATTGCCGACATACCACAGAGGCATCTTTAGAGGCTTTAGAATCAAATGAAGAAAATGTGAAGAGTCTAGACCCAATCGGGAAAGTAGACAAACATGTTGATTCTACACTTTTTGCTCGAGGAAGTGGTATGCAGAGCTACTGGAAAGGACCAGTCAGTCATACACAAAATGCTGCCGCCATTCCTATCCTCGAGTCATTGAAGAAGGTTCTCAATGAAGCTGGATTAGAAGCATTGATAAGTTTTCCTGTCATTCATTGTCCACAAGCATTTGGTGTTGTACTGCAAGGCGCAAATAAGATCAATAGAGTTGGGAAGACCGTACCAGGGTGGAAAATAGTGTACTCAGGCGACACCAGGCCATGTCCTGAGCTTGTGAAGGCATCATCTGGGGCAACGGTTCTTATACACGAG GCAACCTTTGAAGATAGCATGGTGGACGAGGCCATTGCACGAAACCACAGCACTACAAAAGAAGCTGTGGAAGTAGGTGATTCTGCTGGCGCATACCGTATAATTCTTACTCATTTCAGCCAAAGATACCCCAAGATTCCAGTGTTCAACGAAGACCACATGCACAAAACGTGTATTGCATTTGATCTGATGAGTGTTAATTTAGCGGATTTGCATGTTCTTCCTAGAGTTTTGCCATACCTTAAGCTTCTATTCAGAGACGAGATGATTGTTGATGAATCTGATGATGTTAATTTAATTACTGCAATTGGATGA